A genomic stretch from Desulfolutivibrio sulfodismutans DSM 3696 includes:
- a CDS encoding DHH family phosphoesterase yields the protein MKTIKVQRVTAMDAAKMCKLFRREDRWLILVNADPDALGSAMALKRLMSRRVEAADIARVNEVTRPDNLAMIRFLRIPLVRFTPDMVKNYTRFALVDSQPHHHPDFAGIPFSVVIDHHPLRPDAPVTAAYVDIRPGLGATCTILAEYLRAMRIRPGKLLATALIYGIKTDTQNFSRPFQHGDILAFSGLNKYAGQDLLRRIVHSEFHKSWLRYFDRAFRKMRFVGARGLFVFMDHLESPDILVILADFFTRVHGLSWDMICGVSEGKAVAVFRGDGLFRDMGKVAFEHFGDVGSAGGHKTMARAEIDMAKLAGQDPEKFFWKRLTGKRMGKPAKNT from the coding sequence ATGAAGACCATCAAGGTGCAACGGGTCACAGCCATGGACGCGGCGAAGATGTGCAAGCTCTTCCGGCGCGAGGACCGCTGGCTGATCCTGGTCAACGCCGACCCCGACGCCCTGGGCTCGGCCATGGCGCTTAAGCGTCTCATGTCCCGGCGCGTGGAGGCGGCGGACATCGCCCGGGTCAACGAGGTCACCCGGCCCGACAACCTGGCCATGATCCGCTTCCTGCGCATCCCCCTGGTCCGCTTCACGCCGGATATGGTCAAAAACTACACCCGCTTCGCCCTGGTGGACTCCCAGCCCCACCACCATCCGGACTTCGCCGGGATTCCCTTCTCCGTGGTCATCGACCACCATCCGCTGCGGCCCGACGCCCCGGTCACGGCGGCCTACGTGGACATCCGCCCCGGGCTGGGCGCGACCTGCACCATCCTGGCCGAATACCTGCGGGCCATGCGCATCCGGCCGGGAAAACTCCTGGCCACGGCGCTCATCTACGGCATCAAGACCGACACCCAGAACTTCTCCCGGCCCTTCCAGCACGGCGACATCCTGGCGTTTAGCGGCCTGAACAAGTACGCCGGGCAGGATCTTCTGCGCCGCATCGTGCACAGCGAGTTCCACAAAAGCTGGCTCAGGTACTTCGACCGGGCCTTCCGCAAGATGCGCTTCGTGGGCGCGCGCGGGCTGTTCGTGTTCATGGACCACCTGGAGAGCCCGGACATCCTGGTCATTCTGGCCGATTTCTTCACCCGGGTGCATGGGCTGTCCTGGGACATGATCTGCGGGGTGTCCGAGGGCAAGGCCGTGGCCGTGTTCCGGGGCGACGGACTGTTCCGGGATATGGGCAAGGTGGCTTTCGAACATTTCGGCGACGTGGGATCGGCCGGGGGACACAAGACCATGGCCCGGGCCGAGATCGACATGGCGAAACTTGCCGGGCAGGACCCGGAGAAATTTTTCTGGAAGCGCCTGACCGGGAAACGGATGGGGAAGCCTGCCAAGAATACATAG
- a CDS encoding bifunctional adenosylcobinamide kinase/adenosylcobinamide-phosphate guanylyltransferase produces MIRLLLGGDKSGKSAHAMELFLAAPPPRRMAAMGRALDFEFRAQIEAHRWGRPPEIPVTEPGIELPRFLAGERPQGGSILVDSLDFWIFACAGEGVADDKVRELLDVLAAYAAPEAPEAVLVSVEAGLGPLAADAASRTFLRRLAALNQSVAALAADVRLVVAGLPVRLKGA; encoded by the coding sequence GTGATCCGGCTGCTTCTTGGCGGCGACAAGTCCGGAAAATCGGCCCACGCCATGGAGCTCTTCCTGGCCGCTCCCCCGCCCCGGCGCATGGCGGCCATGGGTCGGGCCCTGGATTTCGAATTCCGGGCCCAGATCGAGGCCCACCGCTGGGGACGCCCGCCGGAGATTCCGGTCACCGAACCGGGCATCGAACTGCCCCGGTTCCTGGCCGGGGAACGGCCCCAGGGGGGATCGATCCTGGTGGACAGTCTGGACTTCTGGATTTTTGCCTGCGCCGGGGAGGGTGTCGCGGACGACAAGGTCCGCGAACTGCTCGACGTCCTGGCGGCCTATGCCGCTCCGGAGGCCCCCGAGGCCGTCCTGGTGTCCGTGGAGGCGGGGCTTGGCCCCCTGGCGGCCGACGCCGCATCCCGGACATTTTTGCGCCGTCTGGCGGCGCTCAACCAGTCCGTGGCCGCCCTGGCCGCCGACGTCCGTCTGGTGGTGGCCGGACTGCCCGTCCGCCTCAAGGGGGCCTGA
- the cbiR gene encoding cobamide remodeling phosphodiesterase CbiR, whose amino-acid sequence MPKDSKQHGPWRMAAPSWVVPGTPAENRTYLGDRYAEIGLYFLETSGSLAYAPGDLPPRGDAARYHVHLPLDLPWAEGAGAAFDVTARLAAKVAHLAPWGFVLHPPHQPGQLAAFVELWAADGRDPADILLENVEDAGQDALWPVARELGTGLCLDVGHMLAFGQTSLLATPGVFERTRLAHVYAPYDPENPRDAARWRLPQKEHRHRALSCLDVQGRQTLLALLSGLGPEVVIMHEVFDDTALTDSERAFAALCRQWGFAS is encoded by the coding sequence ATGCCGAAAGATTCCAAGCAGCACGGCCCCTGGCGCATGGCCGCCCCAAGCTGGGTGGTCCCCGGAACCCCGGCCGAGAATCGGACCTATCTGGGCGACCGCTATGCCGAGATCGGCCTCTATTTCCTGGAAACGAGCGGCTCCCTGGCCTACGCCCCGGGCGACCTGCCGCCCCGGGGGGACGCCGCCCGCTACCATGTCCATCTGCCCCTGGACCTGCCCTGGGCCGAGGGGGCCGGGGCGGCCTTCGACGTGACCGCACGCCTGGCGGCCAAGGTCGCGCACCTCGCCCCCTGGGGTTTCGTGCTGCATCCGCCGCACCAACCCGGACAACTGGCGGCCTTTGTGGAGCTCTGGGCGGCGGACGGCCGCGACCCGGCGGACATCCTGCTGGAGAACGTGGAGGACGCCGGACAGGACGCCCTATGGCCCGTGGCCCGGGAGCTCGGAACGGGCCTGTGCCTGGACGTGGGGCACATGCTGGCCTTCGGCCAGACCTCGCTTCTGGCCACGCCCGGGGTTTTCGAGCGCACCCGGCTGGCCCATGTCTATGCCCCCTACGACCCCGAGAATCCCCGCGACGCGGCCCGCTGGCGGCTTCCCCAAAAGGAGCACCGGCATCGCGCCCTGTCCTGCCTGGACGTCCAGGGGCGGCAGACGCTTCTGGCCCTGCTTTCGGGCCTTGGCCCCGAGGTCGTGATCATGCATGAGGTCTTCGACGACACGGCCCTGACCGACAGCGAACGGGCCTTTGCGGCCCTGTGCCGCCAGTGGGGGTTTGCCTCGTGA
- a CDS encoding UvrD-helicase domain-containing protein translates to MDQYLADFHIHSRYSRATSKALTPRHLAAWARYKGLTVVGCGDFTHPKWLAEVATQLVPDGTGLYRLDEREDLSSEIPWLGGDPLTSRARFILTAEISSIYKRGGKVRKVHNIVFAPSVEAAQRLNAKLAMVGNLESDGRPILGLDSRNLLEMVLESDPLAFLVPAHIWTPWFSLFGSKSGFDSIEECFGDLSREIFALETGLSSDPDMNRLLSALDRFRLISNSDAHSGEKLGRECNIISGDPSYEGIYRALRGEGVGPKFLGTVEFFPEEGKYHLDGHRECGVVMEPMETKSRGGLCPVCGKPLTFGVLHRVLELADRQVPATPEGMPGFTSLIPLDEIVGEILGVGPKTGKVKAMLSRINRAFGPELTVLRHVPTDALGQFFAPLGEAVSRMRRGHVTREPGFDGQYGRIRVFAAEERRDLASGGRVLPGTAMRGKKSSRAAKTADAGPDQTDDDPAPEAPPPATAAHDPGLVLNPGQMAALGAASPHVLVLAGPGTGKTHTLTAKLATLLGFAEVRGEAPQAGPKAASRTTPADGTAPMATDAHAPAEATAGPGASETREAATPQRVPPDTVLAVTFTRRAAAEMRERLAALALRHGRANLSLPRIDTMHAVAFDFWTQSDGQAPVLLSEEAAKRLFAEVNPEFRGARLATAWQDLSLSRETLTPLPVYPGSGEALAAENYARQKAAWNLVDFTDLLEFWLEKIKVGSFQSPFRHILVDEVQDLSPLQLAVIEGLARFPEVSVFAIGDPNQSIYGFRGAASDMAGRLARLWPDLLTVSLTDNYRSAASVLSLAAGLFPTAPPLAPRRRDDAPGHGEIQLFAAPTAAAEISWIGERIRRLLGGTSLTLTKDLGAQTLSPGDIAVLVRFKALIPAIRRSLDRLGIPCSAPEADAFFAEPRIKILLDAAARLLGMAGSEDAAPLNCPDRILAKGPLGLSAYLGDIPPFDRLFWQSPAFKQLCRAFAEHGGWGGLLSFVNTQSELELAGRTAEKVRIMTLHAAKGLEFSAVFLPALEDGVLPFAGTGLLTGNAQGGQDAPDADEERRLFFVGLTRARDRLFLSHAAKRELFGRLVMLKPSRFFEELDLSGVRRSALVARKVSQEKQLGLLIP, encoded by the coding sequence ATGGATCAGTATCTTGCCGATTTCCATATCCATTCCCGCTATTCACGGGCCACCAGCAAGGCCCTGACCCCGCGTCATCTGGCTGCCTGGGCCCGGTACAAGGGGCTGACGGTGGTGGGTTGCGGCGACTTCACCCACCCCAAGTGGCTTGCCGAGGTGGCCACCCAACTCGTCCCGGACGGCACGGGGCTCTATCGCCTGGACGAACGCGAGGATCTGTCTTCGGAAATCCCCTGGCTCGGCGGCGACCCCCTGACCAGCCGGGCCCGGTTCATCCTCACGGCGGAGATCAGCTCCATCTACAAACGCGGCGGCAAGGTCCGCAAGGTCCACAACATCGTCTTCGCCCCCAGCGTCGAGGCCGCCCAAAGGCTTAACGCCAAGCTGGCCATGGTGGGCAACCTGGAGTCCGACGGCAGGCCCATCCTGGGCCTGGACAGCCGCAACCTGCTGGAGATGGTCCTGGAGTCCGACCCCCTGGCCTTTCTGGTTCCGGCCCACATCTGGACCCCCTGGTTCTCGCTTTTCGGCTCCAAGTCCGGGTTCGATTCCATCGAAGAGTGTTTCGGCGACCTGTCCCGGGAAATCTTCGCCCTGGAGACGGGGCTGTCGTCCGACCCGGACATGAACCGCCTGCTCTCCGCCCTGGACCGCTTCCGGCTCATCTCCAACTCCGACGCCCATTCCGGCGAAAAACTCGGCCGGGAATGCAACATCATAAGCGGCGACCCGTCCTATGAAGGCATCTACCGGGCGCTTCGCGGCGAGGGCGTGGGGCCGAAATTCCTGGGCACGGTGGAGTTTTTCCCCGAGGAGGGCAAATACCACCTGGACGGGCACCGGGAGTGCGGCGTGGTCATGGAGCCCATGGAGACCAAGTCCCGGGGGGGCCTGTGCCCGGTGTGCGGCAAGCCGTTGACCTTCGGGGTGCTGCACCGGGTGCTGGAGCTGGCCGACCGCCAGGTTCCGGCCACGCCCGAGGGCATGCCTGGGTTCACGTCGCTTATTCCCTTAGACGAGATCGTGGGCGAGATTTTGGGCGTGGGGCCGAAGACCGGCAAGGTCAAGGCCATGCTGTCCCGCATAAACAGGGCCTTCGGGCCGGAATTGACCGTGCTGCGCCATGTGCCCACGGACGCTCTGGGCCAATTTTTCGCGCCCCTGGGCGAGGCCGTCTCCCGCATGCGGCGGGGGCACGTCACCCGCGAACCGGGATTCGACGGCCAGTACGGCCGCATCCGGGTCTTTGCCGCCGAGGAGCGCCGCGACCTGGCAAGCGGCGGACGGGTTCTTCCCGGAACCGCCATGCGGGGGAAAAAGTCGTCCCGGGCGGCCAAGACCGCCGACGCAGGCCCGGACCAGACCGACGACGATCCCGCCCCCGAAGCCCCTCCCCCCGCTACGGCCGCGCACGACCCCGGGCTGGTCCTGAATCCGGGCCAGATGGCGGCCCTTGGCGCCGCCTCGCCCCATGTGCTGGTCCTGGCCGGGCCGGGCACGGGCAAGACCCATACCCTTACGGCCAAACTGGCCACCCTGCTGGGCTTTGCCGAGGTTCGCGGCGAGGCCCCCCAGGCCGGTCCCAAAGCCGCCTCCCGGACGACCCCGGCGGACGGGACGGCCCCCATGGCCACAGACGCGCACGCCCCCGCCGAGGCCACGGCCGGACCCGGCGCAAGCGAAACCCGGGAGGCCGCCACGCCGCAACGGGTGCCCCCGGACACCGTGCTGGCCGTGACCTTCACCCGCCGTGCCGCCGCCGAGATGCGGGAGCGCCTGGCGGCCCTGGCCCTGCGCCATGGCCGGGCCAACCTGTCCCTGCCGCGCATCGACACCATGCACGCCGTGGCCTTCGACTTCTGGACCCAGTCCGACGGCCAGGCCCCGGTGCTTCTGTCCGAAGAGGCGGCCAAGCGCCTTTTTGCCGAGGTCAACCCGGAATTTCGCGGGGCGCGGTTGGCGACGGCCTGGCAGGATCTGTCCCTGTCCCGGGAGACGCTCACCCCCCTGCCCGTCTATCCCGGCAGCGGCGAGGCCCTGGCCGCTGAAAACTACGCCCGGCAAAAGGCCGCCTGGAATCTGGTGGATTTCACCGATCTTCTGGAATTCTGGCTGGAAAAGATCAAGGTGGGCAGCTTCCAAAGCCCCTTCCGGCACATCCTGGTGGACGAGGTGCAGGATCTCTCCCCCCTGCAACTGGCGGTGATCGAAGGCCTGGCCCGATTCCCCGAGGTGTCGGTCTTCGCCATCGGCGACCCCAACCAGTCCATCTACGGCTTCCGGGGGGCCGCGTCGGACATGGCGGGCCGCCTTGCCCGCCTGTGGCCGGACCTTTTGACCGTCAGCCTCACGGACAACTACCGCTCGGCCGCGTCCGTCCTGTCCCTGGCCGCCGGGCTTTTCCCCACCGCGCCGCCGCTTGCGCCCAGACGCCGGGATGACGCCCCCGGGCACGGCGAGATCCAGCTTTTCGCCGCCCCCACGGCCGCCGCCGAGATATCCTGGATCGGGGAGCGCATCCGCAGGCTTTTGGGCGGCACCTCCCTGACCCTGACAAAAGATCTCGGCGCCCAGACCCTAAGCCCCGGCGACATCGCCGTCCTGGTGCGCTTCAAGGCCCTGATCCCGGCCATCCGGCGCAGCCTGGACCGCCTGGGCATCCCCTGCTCGGCGCCCGAGGCCGACGCCTTTTTCGCCGAACCGCGCATCAAAATCCTGCTCGACGCGGCGGCCAGGCTTTTGGGCATGGCCGGAAGCGAGGACGCCGCGCCCTTGAACTGCCCGGACCGCATCCTGGCCAAGGGCCCCCTGGGGCTTTCGGCCTACCTGGGCGACATCCCGCCGTTTGACCGGCTGTTCTGGCAGAGTCCGGCCTTCAAGCAACTGTGCCGGGCCTTTGCCGAGCACGGCGGCTGGGGCGGGCTTTTGTCCTTCGTAAACACCCAGAGCGAACTGGAACTGGCGGGGCGCACGGCCGAAAAGGTGCGCATCATGACCCTGCACGCGGCCAAGGGGCTGGAATTTTCCGCCGTGTTCCTGCCCGCCCTGGAGGACGGCGTCCTGCCCTTTGCCGGGACCGGGCTTTTGACCGGAAACGCCCAGGGCGGCCAGGACGCGCCCGACGCCGATGAGGAACGTCGGCTTTTCTTTGTGGGCCTGACCCGGGCCAGGGACCGGCTTTTTTTGAGCCACGCGGCCAAACGCGAACTGTTCGGACGTCTGGTGATGCTCAAACCATCGCGATTTTTTGAGGAACTGGATCTGTCGGGGGTGAGGCGGTCGGCCCTTGTGGCCAGGAAGGTCAGTCAGGAAAAGCAGTTGGGACTTTTGATCCCGTAA
- a CDS encoding MogA/MoaB family molybdenum cofactor biosynthesis protein, whose protein sequence is MGMTQTNILVHGPFEAVQGEGLLLVDPDSATLTDRTLRGVHEGPAALLRARAGTIYRDGGGEPVLQVLGSYFWPGATGLYRTALSCRALRPCLFPDGETRLVPTLSGISLAWITLSDKGAAGKRQDTSGPLIAEMLHEAGQASLTRGQIIPDDPQLLRALLTDLALTQGFDCIVTTGGTGLGPRDFTPEATSAVLDKRLPGFETAMLAASLAKTPHGAISRAVAGTLGASIIVNLPGSPKAVRENFAAVLPALRHALDKLQGDPADCAAVATGATR, encoded by the coding sequence ATGGGCATGACGCAGACGAACATACTGGTCCACGGCCCCTTCGAGGCGGTCCAGGGAGAGGGGTTGCTCCTGGTCGATCCCGACTCGGCCACGCTTACCGACCGCACGCTCCGGGGCGTGCATGAAGGCCCGGCGGCCCTTCTGCGGGCCAGGGCCGGGACGATCTACCGCGACGGCGGCGGCGAGCCGGTCCTCCAGGTGCTCGGCAGCTATTTCTGGCCCGGGGCCACGGGCCTGTACCGCACGGCCCTGTCCTGCCGGGCGCTTCGGCCCTGCCTGTTCCCGGACGGCGAGACGCGCCTTGTCCCGACCCTTTCCGGCATCAGCCTGGCCTGGATCACCTTAAGCGACAAGGGCGCGGCCGGAAAACGCCAGGACACAAGCGGCCCGCTCATCGCCGAGATGCTGCACGAGGCCGGACAGGCGTCGCTGACGCGCGGCCAGATCATCCCCGACGATCCGCAACTTTTGCGGGCGCTTCTGACCGATCTGGCCCTGACCCAGGGCTTCGACTGCATCGTGACCACGGGCGGCACGGGCCTGGGGCCCCGGGATTTCACCCCCGAGGCCACGAGTGCGGTCCTCGACAAGCGCCTGCCCGGCTTCGAGACGGCCATGCTTGCGGCCTCACTGGCCAAGACCCCGCACGGGGCCATCTCCCGGGCCGTGGCCGGAACGCTTGGGGCGAGCATCATCGTCAACCTGCCGGGCAGCCCCAAGGCCGTGCGCGAGAACTTCGCGGCGGTTTTGCCCGCCCTGCGCCACGCCCTGGACAAGCTGCAGGGCGATCCGGCCGACTGCGCCGCCGTGGCGACGGGAGCGACACGATAG
- the rfbA gene encoding glucose-1-phosphate thymidylyltransferase RfbA, translating into MKGIILAGGSGTRLYPITRVVSKQLLPIYDKPMIYYPLSVLMLAGIRDILIISTPTDLPRFQEMFGDGSQIGLSLSYKVQERPEGLAQAFLLGREFIGKDPVCLVLGDNIFHGHGLATVLQRSAKLTSGGIVFGYKVRDPKRYGVVEFDAGHHVISIEEKPEKPKSKYAVTGLYFYDNDVVEIAENLKPSPRGELEITDVNNAYLRRGDLKVEFLGRGYAWLDTGTHESLLQAASFVQVVQDRQGVKVSCIEEIAYRMGYIDADTLEHLAADMLKNDYGQYLMEVVKEAREG; encoded by the coding sequence ATGAAGGGAATCATCCTGGCCGGCGGCTCCGGCACCAGACTCTACCCCATCACCCGGGTGGTCAGCAAACAACTGTTGCCCATCTACGACAAGCCCATGATCTATTATCCCCTGTCCGTGCTCATGCTGGCCGGGATCAGGGATATCCTCATCATCTCCACCCCCACCGACCTGCCGCGTTTCCAGGAGATGTTCGGCGACGGCTCGCAGATCGGCCTGTCCCTGTCCTACAAGGTGCAGGAACGGCCCGAGGGGCTGGCCCAGGCGTTTCTCCTGGGCAGGGAGTTCATCGGCAAAGACCCCGTGTGCCTGGTGCTCGGGGACAACATCTTCCACGGCCACGGCCTGGCCACCGTGCTGCAACGCTCGGCCAAACTGACCTCGGGCGGCATCGTCTTCGGCTACAAGGTGCGCGACCCCAAACGCTACGGCGTGGTGGAGTTTGACGCAGGCCACCACGTCATCAGCATCGAGGAAAAGCCCGAAAAGCCCAAGTCCAAATACGCCGTCACCGGGCTTTATTTCTACGACAACGACGTGGTCGAAATCGCCGAGAATCTCAAGCCCTCGCCCCGGGGGGAGTTGGAGATCACCGACGTCAACAACGCCTACCTGCGGCGCGGCGACCTCAAGGTGGAATTCCTCGGGCGCGGCTACGCCTGGCTGGACACCGGCACCCACGAATCCCTGCTTCAGGCCGCAAGCTTCGTGCAGGTGGTGCAGGACCGCCAGGGCGTCAAGGTCTCCTGCATCGAGGAGATCGCCTACCGCATGGGCTACATCGACGCCGACACCCTGGAGCATCTGGCCGCCGACATGCTCAAAAACGACTACGGCCAATATCTGATGGAAGTGGTCAAGGAGGCCCGGGAGGGATAG
- a CDS encoding methyltransferase domain-containing protein — MSRIDNTCVATIELSLTWEDDAARHEERYLARRVNPWRDIFPPGLRERLEGLAEGEAASCDYAAGEAIPGRRDDLVKRLPRSSFTPKTVAGRRIEPRLGRFYPRGLFAGLCGVFPQDIRPARIMAMDADSLTLDLNHPLAGRPFTLAATVRHIAPKASDTGGHLFCWLEEMTDYGPGMQSPLPGLPTDFLSGDALSRTDAAPDADFYAQPRLTGHIDAQADALLTDCYAGHLRPGVAVLDLMSSVASHLPLETNFAPPGLHVTGLGLNAREMAANPRLAERVVHDVNADPTLPFPDAAFDAVFLSLSVEYLTRPREVMAQCARVLRPGGSLCVGFSDRWFPQKVTAVWPDLHPFERLGLVAELMRGAGSFADLATTSIRNWWRPSDDPHIRQTITSDPVYVATGKRSRA; from the coding sequence GTGTCCCGCATCGACAACACCTGCGTCGCCACCATTGAGTTGTCCCTGACCTGGGAGGATGACGCCGCCCGCCACGAGGAGCGCTATCTGGCCCGCAGGGTCAATCCCTGGCGCGACATCTTTCCTCCCGGCCTGCGCGAACGCCTGGAAGGTCTGGCCGAGGGAGAGGCGGCGTCTTGCGACTATGCCGCTGGCGAGGCCATCCCGGGGCGCCGCGACGATCTGGTCAAACGCCTGCCCCGCAGTTCCTTCACGCCCAAAACCGTGGCCGGACGCCGCATCGAACCGCGTCTGGGCCGTTTCTATCCGCGCGGGCTTTTTGCCGGACTGTGCGGCGTCTTCCCGCAGGACATCCGCCCGGCCCGCATCATGGCCATGGACGCGGACAGCCTGACCCTGGACCTGAACCATCCCCTGGCCGGGCGGCCGTTTACGCTTGCGGCCACGGTGCGCCACATCGCCCCCAAGGCCTCGGACACGGGCGGGCATCTGTTCTGCTGGCTGGAGGAGATGACCGACTACGGCCCGGGCATGCAGTCGCCGCTACCGGGCCTGCCCACGGATTTTCTCTCCGGCGACGCCCTGTCGCGGACGGACGCCGCGCCGGACGCCGATTTCTACGCGCAACCGCGCCTGACCGGCCACATCGACGCCCAGGCCGACGCCCTTCTGACCGATTGCTATGCCGGACACCTGCGCCCAGGCGTGGCCGTCCTGGACCTCATGAGCTCCGTGGCCTCGCATCTGCCCCTGGAGACGAATTTCGCGCCGCCGGGGCTGCATGTCACGGGCCTGGGCCTCAACGCCCGGGAGATGGCCGCCAACCCGCGTCTGGCCGAACGCGTGGTCCACGACGTAAACGCCGACCCCACACTGCCTTTCCCGGACGCCGCCTTCGATGCCGTGTTCCTCAGCCTGTCCGTGGAATACCTGACCCGGCCCCGGGAGGTCATGGCGCAGTGCGCCCGGGTGCTCAGGCCCGGCGGCAGCCTGTGCGTAGGATTTTCCGACCGCTGGTTTCCCCAGAAGGTTACGGCCGTCTGGCCGGACCTGCACCCCTTCGAACGCCTGGGGCTGGTTGCGGAGCTTATGCGCGGCGCGGGATCGTTTGCCGACCTGGCCACCACCAGCATCCGCAACTGGTGGCGGCCCTCGGACGACCCGCACATCCGCCAGACCATAACCAGCGATCCGGTGTACGTGGCGACGGGGAAACGAAGCCGGGCGTGA
- a CDS encoding bacterioferritin, translating into MAKAVSDKDTRREKVIEVLNKARSMELYAITQYMNQHYGLDSMDYGELAKNMKLIAIDEMRHAEQFAERIKELGGEPSTGFTDKVIKAQDVRTIFPFDTKLEDDTIDAYNQFLQICRDMGDNVTVKLFEAIIDEEQAHYNHFDNVGGHIANLGDVYLSKIAGTPASTGGTPKGFVLGTGAAG; encoded by the coding sequence ATGGCGAAAGCTGTCTCGGACAAGGATACGCGTCGCGAGAAGGTCATCGAGGTCTTGAACAAGGCCAGGAGCATGGAGTTGTACGCCATCACCCAGTATATGAACCAGCACTACGGCCTGGACTCCATGGACTACGGCGAGTTGGCCAAAAACATGAAGCTCATCGCCATCGACGAGATGCGTCACGCCGAGCAGTTTGCCGAGCGCATCAAGGAGCTTGGCGGCGAGCCGTCGACGGGTTTTACGGACAAGGTGATCAAGGCCCAGGACGTGCGGACGATATTTCCGTTCGACACCAAACTGGAAGACGACACCATCGACGCCTACAACCAGTTTTTGCAGATCTGTCGCGACATGGGCGACAACGTGACCGTCAAGCTCTTCGAGGCCATCATCGACGAGGAGCAGGCCCACTACAACCACTTCGACAACGTGGGCGGCCACATCGCCAACCTGGGCGACGTGTATCTGTCCAAGATCGCCGGCACCCCGGCCTCCACCGGCGGAACCCCCAAGGGTTTCGTGCTGGGCACGGGCGCGGCGGGCTGA
- a CDS encoding catalase, with amino-acid sequence MAKKKTTLSTAFGIPVGDDQNSLTAGQRGPVLMQDAHLLEKLAHFDRERIPERVVHAKGAGAYGVFECTADVSRYTKAKFLTKGKKTEVFARFSTVGGEKGSADAERDPRGFAVKFYTEDGNYDFVGNNTPVFFIRDPLKFPDFIHTQKRNPATNCKDPDMFWDFLSLTPESIHQVTVLFSDRGTPATFRNMNGYSSHTFVWYNAKGERFFVQYHFKTDQGIQNLTRQEAAAMRSKDPDHATRDLHDAIARGEFPSWTLEMQIMPYEEGLKYRFDIMDITKVWPHADVPPIVVGKLTLNRNPVNYFAEVEQAAFGPGNLVPGIAASPDKMLQARLFSYHDTHLHRLGPNYHLIPVNAPKGRPETSYQRDGFMRVDNGGGAGPNYWPNSFGGPAPDEKAMEPPFPVAGMANRTPYGHENDDFVQPGALFSKVMTDQDRKNLIGNIVEHLSGAQKRIQLRQCALFYKAHPDYGAGVAKGLKLPLDEVKKLAAMSQEERAKATAE; translated from the coding sequence ATGGCGAAGAAAAAAACCACCCTGTCCACGGCCTTCGGCATCCCCGTGGGCGATGACCAAAACAGCCTGACCGCCGGGCAGCGCGGCCCCGTGCTCATGCAGGACGCGCATCTTCTGGAAAAACTGGCCCATTTCGACCGCGAGCGCATCCCCGAGCGCGTGGTGCACGCCAAGGGGGCCGGGGCCTACGGCGTCTTCGAATGCACCGCCGACGTATCGCGCTACACCAAGGCCAAATTCCTGACCAAGGGCAAAAAAACCGAGGTGTTCGCCCGCTTCTCCACCGTGGGCGGCGAAAAGGGCTCGGCCGACGCCGAACGCGACCCGCGCGGCTTCGCCGTCAAGTTCTACACCGAGGACGGCAACTACGACTTCGTGGGCAACAACACCCCGGTCTTTTTCATCCGCGATCCCTTGAAGTTCCCGGATTTCATCCACACCCAGAAACGCAACCCGGCCACCAACTGCAAAGACCCGGACATGTTCTGGGATTTCCTGTCGCTCACCCCGGAATCCATCCACCAGGTCACGGTGCTGTTCTCGGATCGCGGCACCCCGGCCACCTTCCGCAACATGAACGGCTACTCCAGCCACACCTTCGTCTGGTACAACGCCAAGGGCGAACGATTCTTTGTGCAGTACCACTTCAAGACCGACCAGGGCATACAAAACCTCACCCGCCAGGAAGCGGCGGCCATGCGCTCCAAAGACCCGGACCACGCCACCCGCGACCTGCACGACGCCATCGCCCGGGGCGAGTTCCCCTCCTGGACCCTGGAAATGCAGATCATGCCCTACGAGGAAGGCCTCAAATACCGCTTCGACATCATGGACATCACCAAGGTCTGGCCGCACGCCGACGTGCCGCCCATCGTGGTCGGCAAACTCACCCTCAACCGCAACCCCGTGAACTATTTCGCCGAGGTGGAGCAGGCCGCCTTCGGCCCGGGCAACCTGGTCCCGGGCATCGCCGCCTCGCCGGACAAGATGCTCCAGGCGCGGCTTTTCTCCTACCACGACACCCATCTGCACCGCCTTGGCCCCAACTACCACCTCATCCCGGTCAACGCGCCCAAAGGCCGCCCGGAAACCAGCTATCAGCGCGACGGCTTCATGCGCGTGGACAACGGCGGCGGCGCAGGCCCCAACTACTGGCCCAACAGCTTTGGCGGCCCCGCCCCGGACGAAAAAGCCATGGAGCCGCCCTTCCCCGTGGCAGGCATGGCGAACCGCACCCCCTACGGCCATGAAAACGACGACTTCGTGCAGCCCGGGGCGCTTTTTTCCAAGGTCATGACCGACCAGGACAGAAAAAACCTCATCGGCAACATCGTGGAGCACCTCTCCGGAGCCCAGAAACGCATCCAACTGCGGCAGTGCGCCCTCTTCTACAAGGCGCACCCGGACTACGGCGCAGGCGTGGCCAAAGGCCTGAAGCTGCCGCTGGACGAGGTGAAAAAACTCGCCGCCATGAGCCAGGAGGAACGCGCCAAGGCCACGGCGGAGTAG